Proteins encoded together in one Ptiloglossa arizonensis isolate GNS036 chromosome 9, iyPtiAriz1_principal, whole genome shotgun sequence window:
- the LOC143151274 gene encoding uncharacterized protein LOC143151274 isoform X1, whose translation MAVNMEVEKNTSKEVDTQLLASNSMEFNDGIQKDNENVRDLGNSFSSLENKTFDSEKCDRSIIYAQLENSEIYAKDLDDNRISKNTKQEGSIENKEKELSQDKEILKNDYKSQQSEVMSKNSTDRYASQAPLAFTIDFGNKEIDTSKYQNLFERYNARHKRNLSTSKVEINTKRTGTSCSSNLMQKQKVSSTHSEGYFSSEDDTKRKTDQLSEKLKQLGSRTFLKPSNTVKKSEPTMKVTNCQSKQDSMTRSFEQSKPNKLPHKNFSLELGYTEKTSTSYWVPQKSATINDLSRIQTNNYDDDTEKLYTKNIDQEDDYEHSSDNVSEKVSNINYAKNKNINAKEHNLSSVSYTVEVNPDELVETNIDVFNVSNVDGGSDGAVSEAGTYTIHKDYTDEEKARMDIDKVFSVGILTEDESNEACIHNFKMSVSRDNNTWISEWATQVAEHNSLPPAIGGPTGRTPPLSPSKIPSPIHTRSQRLARNRNEQSDSSLDAESYLRIKERIGLISNQHTLIDSGGESDDDTSNSYNTPPHSSQRTPVHGALARRGSLSESLFRRINTSENRRSIRKYLSSNKSKTEDANTELSSPSKDFASLHLGRRSSSLDRRECTSDTTESNTSRRSSTKYYRDDETTYTNSPVLSRLRPSTPKLTNSPIVTRKTVSKIVNSLVLEKTKHLTKSSTQANNIGYFTCVENSPYMLRKSNSTASYHEGSIGFNNKETLTKTNSVLQSSPNLQRNINIQRSCSNANIRNVKSQSHLSRRSSFNSSDIDRTSSGGRCVVASDSSSETGEQQVKPSLASISSGIKLNRAFSIRRARLNCESDTTPNTTPEERRRRAQSEVKSTISLNKQQNYHRSRTSNVNAHYKEPLKKSESAKPRAVSISRTDSTRLSIRAPKSSHHISTTQRPNQKLNKDQKSGRSNSTLTSKEVEFQNWKRRKSYDPMKAAAEGRKKLIDNSKKHHSTEDSTANHDNSVLRSASFHGTGGALSLANEWSDNELNFTRNDNQVPPPCSPQLESDSDLETSYYLQTTQNVVSAMSARITVCRSPLVDSDNESDEDTSHSLHKNASKTLHQPSDTESSDDRQPTTQNTISNTKYNRAFSLRRARLNSQPTKLPTNINKNKSVTHDSRGKSESITSISRTDSGRFSMRLNKTSNTGSKVKPKEAKKSITPNAREVEMQNWKRRKSYDPMKAAMEGRRKAGLAKKSANANLSPSHVARSRSFHGSSGFGVSDWSDEELAISADETAVY comes from the exons ATGGCTGTGAATATGGAAGTAGAAAAGAACACCTCCAAAGAGGTTGACACTCAACTTTTGGCGAGTAATTCGATGGAATTTAATGACGGCATTCAGAAAGACAACGAAAATGTTCGCGATCTCGGAAATTCATTTTCGTCtcttgaaaataaaacgttTGATAGCGAAAAATGTGACCGTTCCATCATATACGCACAACTCGAAAATTCTGAAATTTACGCGAAAGATTTGGATGATAATCGAATATCAAAAAATACAAAGCAGGAAGGGAGTATtgagaataaagaaaaagaattatcaCAAGACAAGGAGATTTTAAAGAATGACTATAAAAGCCAACAGTCAGAAGTAATGTCAAAAAACTCCACTGATAGATATGCATCTCAAGCTCCGTTAGCTTTTACAATTGACTTTGGTAATAAAGAAATTGATACAAGCAAATATCAGAATTTGTTTGAAAGATATAATGCCCGGCATAAACGGAATCTTTCCACATCTAAGGTAG aaataaatacaaaaagaacTGGTACCTCgtgttcttcaaatttaatgcaAAAACAAAAAGTTTCTAGTACACATTCTGAAGGTTACTTCAGTAGTGAAGAtgatacaaaaagaaaaacagatcaATTATCAGAAAAACTGAAACAACTAG GATCAAGAACATTTTTAAAACCATCTAATACTGTAAAAAAATCTGAGCCTACCATGAAAGTGACAAATTGTCAAAGTAAACAAGACTCAATGACTAGATCTTTTGAACAATCGAAACCAAATAAACTCCCTCATAAAAATTTCTCTTTAGAACTTGGTTATACAGAGAAAACAAGTACATCATATTGGGTACCTCAAAAATCTGCTACCATAAATGATTTAAGTCGAATTCAAACAAATAATTATGATGATGATACAGAAAAGTTATATACAAAGAATATAGATCAAGAAGATGATTATGAACATTCATCTGATAACGTCTCTGAAAAAGTTTCTAACATTAATTATgctaagaataaaaatattaatgcaaAAGAACACAATTTATCTAGTGTTAGTTACACAGTGGAGGTAAATCCAGATGAATTGGTTGAAACAAATATAGATGTATTTAATGTTAGTAATGTTGATGGAGGATCAGATGGTGCAGTTAGTGAAGCAGGAACATATACAATACACAAAGATTACACAGATGAAGAGAAAGCAAGAATGGATATTGACAAAGTATTTAGTGTTGGTATTTTAACTGAAGATGAAAGCAATGAAGCATGTATTCATAACTTTAAG aTGAGTGTTTCAAGGGACAACAATACGTGGATATCAGAATGGGCTACACAAGTAGCAGAACATAATTCTCTTCCACCAGCAATTGGTGGGCCAACTGGTCGTACTCCTCCACTAAGTCCTTCCAAGATACCGTCTCCTATACATACTAGATCTCAAAGACTGGCTCGTAATCGCAAT GAACAAAGTGACAGCAGCTTAGATGCAGAATCGTACTtgcgaataaaagaaagaataggTTTAATTTCAAATCAACACACACTGATTGATTCTGGTGGAGAATCGGATGATGATACCAGTAACAGTTACAATACACCTCCACACAGTTCACAACGAACACCAGTGCATGGTGCTTTGGCAAGGCGAGGAAGTTTATCTGAATCTCTTTTTAGAAGAATCAACACCAGTGAAAATAGGAGAAGTATTCGTAAATATTTGAGTTCAAATAAATCTAAGACTGAAGATGCAAATACAGAATTAAGTAGTCCGTCCAAAGATTTTGCTTCTCTTCATTTAGGAAGACGAAGTAGTTCCTTGGAcag GCGAGAATGTACATCTGATACAACTGAATCTAATACGTCCAGGAGAAGTAGTACGAAATACTATCGAGATGACGAAACCACATATACAAATAGCCCTGTTTTGAGTCGCTTAAGACCTTCTACACCAAAATTAACTAACAGTCCAATTGTAACTCGTAAAAcagtttcaaaaattgttaattcGCTAGTGTTAGAAAAAACTAAGCACTTGACAAAATCTTCTACACAAGCTAACAACATTGGATACTTTACTTGTGTTGAAAACAG TCCATACATGTTAAGGAAATCTAATAGTACTGCAAGTTACCATGAAGGAAGTATTGGctttaataataaagaaacacTGACAAAAACAAACAGTGTTCTTCAAAGTAGTCCAAATCTTCAACGTAATATAAATATCCAAAGATCATGCAGTAATGCAAATATCAGAAATGTAAAATCACAAAGCCATTTATCTCGTCGCAGTAGCTTTAACAGTAGTGACATTGATAGAACATCTTCAGGGGGAAGGTGtgttgttgcttctgacagtagcaGTGAAACTGGTGAACAGCAAGTAAAACCTTCATTAGCTTCAATATCATCTggaattaaattaaatcgaGCTTTTAGCATAAGAAGAGCTAg ATTAAATTGTGAATCTGATACAACTCCAAATACAACTCCTGAAGAAAGGCGTAGACGAGCACAAAGTGAAGTAAAATCAACAATATCTTTAAATAAACAACAAAATTATCATCGAAGTCGTACAAGTAATGTGAATGCTCATTATAAAGAACCTTTAAAAAAGTCAGAATCTGCAAAACCTAGGGCTGTATCTATATCAAGAACTGACAGTACTAGGCTTAGTATAAGAGCACCAAAATCATCCCAT CATATTTCTACTACTCAGCGACCTAAtcagaaattaaataaagatcAGAAGTCTGGTAGAAGTAATTCAACATTAACATCAAAAGAAGTAGAAtttcaaaattggaaaagaaggaaaagttATGATCCAATGAAAGCAGCTGCTGAAGGGAGGAAGAAATTAATAGATAATTCAAAGAAACATCATAGCACAGAAGATAGTACAGCAAA cCACGATAATTCTGTATTACGTTCGGCAAGTTTTCATGGAACTGGTGGTGCTCTTTCATTGGCTAATGAATGGTCTGacaacgaattaaattttacccgAAATGACAATCAAGTACCTCCACCATGTAGTCCACAATTG GAAAGTGATAGTGATCTAGAGACATCTTATTACTTACAAACAACACAAAATGTTGTATCAGCTATGTCAGCTCGTATTACAGTCTGTCGTTCACCTTTGGTGGATTCAGATAATGAAAGCGATGAAGACACTAGTCATAGTCTACATAAAAATGCGTCAAAAACATTACATCAACCTAGCGATACAGAAAGTAGTGATGATCGTCAGCCTACCACCCAGAATACTATTTCAAACACTAAATATAATAGAGCATTTAG CTTACGTAGAGCAAGATTAAACTCTCAACCAACAAAACTAccaacaaatataaataaaaataaatcagtTACACATGATTCTCGAGGAAAATCTGAATCTATTACAAGTATTAGTAGAACTGATTCTGGACGCTTTAGTATGCGATTGAACAAAACTTCAAATACT GGTTCTAAAGTAAAACCAAAAGAAGCAAAAAAATCTATAACACCCAATGCAAGGGAAGTTGAAATGCAAAATTGGAAACGTCGTAAAAGTTATGATCCTATGAAAGCAGCTATGGAAGGAAGAAGGAAAGCAGGTTTAGCCAAAAAAAGTGCGAATGCAAATCTTTCTCCAAG TCATGTTGCAAGATCACGCAGTTTCCACGGTTCATCAGGATTTGGAGTTAGTGATTGGAGTGATGAAGAATTGGCTATATCTGCAGATGAAACTGCTGTCTATTAA
- the LOC143151274 gene encoding uncharacterized protein LOC143151274 isoform X2, with translation MAVNMEVEKNTSKEVDTQLLASNSMEFNDGIQKDNENVRDLGNSFSSLENKTFDSEKCDRSIIYAQLENSEIYAKDLDDNRISKNTKQEGSIENKEKELSQDKEILKNDYKSQQSEVMSKNSTDRYASQAPLAFTIDFGNKEIDTSKYQNLFERYNARHKRNLSTSKVEINTKRTGTSCSSNLMQKQKVSSTHSEGYFSSEDDTKRKTDQLSEKLKQLGSRTFLKPSNTVKKSEPTMKVTNCQSKQDSMTRSFEQSKPNKLPHKNFSLELGYTEKTSTSYWVPQKSATINDLSRIQTNNYDDDTEKLYTKNIDQEDDYEHSSDNVSEKVSNINYAKNKNINAKEHNLSSVSYTVEVNPDELVETNIDVFNVSNVDGGSDGAVSEAGTYTIHKDYTDEEKARMDIDKVFSVGILTEDESNEACIHNFKMSVSRDNNTWISEWATQVAEHNSLPPAIGGPTGRTPPLSPSKIPSPIHTRSQRLARNRNEQSDSSLDAESYLRIKERIGLISNQHTLIDSGGESDDDTSNSYNTPPHSSQRTPVHGALARRGSLSESLFRRINTSENRRSIRKYLSSNKSKTEDANTELSSPSKDFASLHLGRRSSSLDRRECTSDTTESNTSRRSSTKYYRDDETTYTNSPVLSRLRPSTPKLTNSPIVTRKTVSKIVNSLVLEKTKHLTKSSTQANNIGYFTCVENSPYMLRKSNSTASYHEGSIGFNNKETLTKTNSVLQSSPNLQRNINIQRSCSNANIRNVKSQSHLSRRSSFNSSDIDRTSSGGRCVVASDSSSETGEQQVKPSLASISSGIKLNRAFSIRRARLNCESDTTPNTTPEERRRRAQSEVKSTISLNKQQNYHRSRTSNVNAHYKEPLKKSESAKPRAVSISRTDSTRLSIRAPKSSHHISTTQRPNQKLNKDQKSGRSNSTLTSKEVEFQNWKRRKSYDPMKAAAEGRKKLIDNSKKHHSTEDSTANHDNSVLRSASFHGTGGALSLANEWSDNELNFTRNDNQVPPPCSPQLESDSDLETSYYLQTTQNVVSAMSARITVCRSPLVDSDNESDEDTSHSLHKNASKTLHQPSDTESSDDRQPTTQNTISNTKYNRAFRARLNSQPTKLPTNINKNKSVTHDSRGKSESITSISRTDSGRFSMRLNKTSNTGSKVKPKEAKKSITPNAREVEMQNWKRRKSYDPMKAAMEGRRKAGLAKKSANANLSPSHVARSRSFHGSSGFGVSDWSDEELAISADETAVY, from the exons ATGGCTGTGAATATGGAAGTAGAAAAGAACACCTCCAAAGAGGTTGACACTCAACTTTTGGCGAGTAATTCGATGGAATTTAATGACGGCATTCAGAAAGACAACGAAAATGTTCGCGATCTCGGAAATTCATTTTCGTCtcttgaaaataaaacgttTGATAGCGAAAAATGTGACCGTTCCATCATATACGCACAACTCGAAAATTCTGAAATTTACGCGAAAGATTTGGATGATAATCGAATATCAAAAAATACAAAGCAGGAAGGGAGTATtgagaataaagaaaaagaattatcaCAAGACAAGGAGATTTTAAAGAATGACTATAAAAGCCAACAGTCAGAAGTAATGTCAAAAAACTCCACTGATAGATATGCATCTCAAGCTCCGTTAGCTTTTACAATTGACTTTGGTAATAAAGAAATTGATACAAGCAAATATCAGAATTTGTTTGAAAGATATAATGCCCGGCATAAACGGAATCTTTCCACATCTAAGGTAG aaataaatacaaaaagaacTGGTACCTCgtgttcttcaaatttaatgcaAAAACAAAAAGTTTCTAGTACACATTCTGAAGGTTACTTCAGTAGTGAAGAtgatacaaaaagaaaaacagatcaATTATCAGAAAAACTGAAACAACTAG GATCAAGAACATTTTTAAAACCATCTAATACTGTAAAAAAATCTGAGCCTACCATGAAAGTGACAAATTGTCAAAGTAAACAAGACTCAATGACTAGATCTTTTGAACAATCGAAACCAAATAAACTCCCTCATAAAAATTTCTCTTTAGAACTTGGTTATACAGAGAAAACAAGTACATCATATTGGGTACCTCAAAAATCTGCTACCATAAATGATTTAAGTCGAATTCAAACAAATAATTATGATGATGATACAGAAAAGTTATATACAAAGAATATAGATCAAGAAGATGATTATGAACATTCATCTGATAACGTCTCTGAAAAAGTTTCTAACATTAATTATgctaagaataaaaatattaatgcaaAAGAACACAATTTATCTAGTGTTAGTTACACAGTGGAGGTAAATCCAGATGAATTGGTTGAAACAAATATAGATGTATTTAATGTTAGTAATGTTGATGGAGGATCAGATGGTGCAGTTAGTGAAGCAGGAACATATACAATACACAAAGATTACACAGATGAAGAGAAAGCAAGAATGGATATTGACAAAGTATTTAGTGTTGGTATTTTAACTGAAGATGAAAGCAATGAAGCATGTATTCATAACTTTAAG aTGAGTGTTTCAAGGGACAACAATACGTGGATATCAGAATGGGCTACACAAGTAGCAGAACATAATTCTCTTCCACCAGCAATTGGTGGGCCAACTGGTCGTACTCCTCCACTAAGTCCTTCCAAGATACCGTCTCCTATACATACTAGATCTCAAAGACTGGCTCGTAATCGCAAT GAACAAAGTGACAGCAGCTTAGATGCAGAATCGTACTtgcgaataaaagaaagaataggTTTAATTTCAAATCAACACACACTGATTGATTCTGGTGGAGAATCGGATGATGATACCAGTAACAGTTACAATACACCTCCACACAGTTCACAACGAACACCAGTGCATGGTGCTTTGGCAAGGCGAGGAAGTTTATCTGAATCTCTTTTTAGAAGAATCAACACCAGTGAAAATAGGAGAAGTATTCGTAAATATTTGAGTTCAAATAAATCTAAGACTGAAGATGCAAATACAGAATTAAGTAGTCCGTCCAAAGATTTTGCTTCTCTTCATTTAGGAAGACGAAGTAGTTCCTTGGAcag GCGAGAATGTACATCTGATACAACTGAATCTAATACGTCCAGGAGAAGTAGTACGAAATACTATCGAGATGACGAAACCACATATACAAATAGCCCTGTTTTGAGTCGCTTAAGACCTTCTACACCAAAATTAACTAACAGTCCAATTGTAACTCGTAAAAcagtttcaaaaattgttaattcGCTAGTGTTAGAAAAAACTAAGCACTTGACAAAATCTTCTACACAAGCTAACAACATTGGATACTTTACTTGTGTTGAAAACAG TCCATACATGTTAAGGAAATCTAATAGTACTGCAAGTTACCATGAAGGAAGTATTGGctttaataataaagaaacacTGACAAAAACAAACAGTGTTCTTCAAAGTAGTCCAAATCTTCAACGTAATATAAATATCCAAAGATCATGCAGTAATGCAAATATCAGAAATGTAAAATCACAAAGCCATTTATCTCGTCGCAGTAGCTTTAACAGTAGTGACATTGATAGAACATCTTCAGGGGGAAGGTGtgttgttgcttctgacagtagcaGTGAAACTGGTGAACAGCAAGTAAAACCTTCATTAGCTTCAATATCATCTggaattaaattaaatcgaGCTTTTAGCATAAGAAGAGCTAg ATTAAATTGTGAATCTGATACAACTCCAAATACAACTCCTGAAGAAAGGCGTAGACGAGCACAAAGTGAAGTAAAATCAACAATATCTTTAAATAAACAACAAAATTATCATCGAAGTCGTACAAGTAATGTGAATGCTCATTATAAAGAACCTTTAAAAAAGTCAGAATCTGCAAAACCTAGGGCTGTATCTATATCAAGAACTGACAGTACTAGGCTTAGTATAAGAGCACCAAAATCATCCCAT CATATTTCTACTACTCAGCGACCTAAtcagaaattaaataaagatcAGAAGTCTGGTAGAAGTAATTCAACATTAACATCAAAAGAAGTAGAAtttcaaaattggaaaagaaggaaaagttATGATCCAATGAAAGCAGCTGCTGAAGGGAGGAAGAAATTAATAGATAATTCAAAGAAACATCATAGCACAGAAGATAGTACAGCAAA cCACGATAATTCTGTATTACGTTCGGCAAGTTTTCATGGAACTGGTGGTGCTCTTTCATTGGCTAATGAATGGTCTGacaacgaattaaattttacccgAAATGACAATCAAGTACCTCCACCATGTAGTCCACAATTG GAAAGTGATAGTGATCTAGAGACATCTTATTACTTACAAACAACACAAAATGTTGTATCAGCTATGTCAGCTCGTATTACAGTCTGTCGTTCACCTTTGGTGGATTCAGATAATGAAAGCGATGAAGACACTAGTCATAGTCTACATAAAAATGCGTCAAAAACATTACATCAACCTAGCGATACAGAAAGTAGTGATGATCGTCAGCCTACCACCCAGAATACTATTTCAAACACTAAATATAATAGAGCATTTAG AGCAAGATTAAACTCTCAACCAACAAAACTAccaacaaatataaataaaaataaatcagtTACACATGATTCTCGAGGAAAATCTGAATCTATTACAAGTATTAGTAGAACTGATTCTGGACGCTTTAGTATGCGATTGAACAAAACTTCAAATACT GGTTCTAAAGTAAAACCAAAAGAAGCAAAAAAATCTATAACACCCAATGCAAGGGAAGTTGAAATGCAAAATTGGAAACGTCGTAAAAGTTATGATCCTATGAAAGCAGCTATGGAAGGAAGAAGGAAAGCAGGTTTAGCCAAAAAAAGTGCGAATGCAAATCTTTCTCCAAG TCATGTTGCAAGATCACGCAGTTTCCACGGTTCATCAGGATTTGGAGTTAGTGATTGGAGTGATGAAGAATTGGCTATATCTGCAGATGAAACTGCTGTCTATTAA